A single genomic interval of Microbacterium oleivorans harbors:
- a CDS encoding glucoamylase family protein → MTPSHSAPGVADLPDDIRVLTETEVDASIRWLWHHATADLDSPGCGLVLDRDDLPGVATVAATGFALAAWCVGVERGILDRVAVRDRVAATLRTLEESVPQRGGFLAHFVDAGTGERQGRSEYSTIDTTLALCGAVVAASFFAGDAPEIAVRADRLLERIDWDWIINDSGEKTVVRMAWVGGRDDDYADGADDAGFVSAWSMTAEQLPMYLLAAGHPAVSNDRARDLWRGFDKPVGSYGGHECVHEPAGTLFTYHFPLAFYPFQRVRDLDGRDWWANARAASLASKAWCADQSDRWKTFAAGLWGPAAGLGPDGYVVNGARPALREPHADGTVPPVSLFGALPLAPDEVAPALRALRDDHPGAWNRWGATDGVNLEGDEPWYAEPRYGLNKGATALLGAAALGSTLVWDAFSQHPWIARGAHALGFTPA, encoded by the coding sequence GTGACCCCGTCCCACTCCGCCCCCGGCGTCGCCGACCTGCCCGACGACATCCGCGTGCTCACCGAGACGGAGGTGGACGCCTCGATCCGCTGGCTGTGGCATCACGCGACCGCCGACCTCGACAGCCCGGGCTGCGGACTCGTCCTCGACCGCGACGATCTGCCCGGTGTCGCCACCGTCGCCGCCACCGGGTTCGCCTTGGCCGCGTGGTGCGTGGGCGTCGAGCGCGGCATCCTCGACCGGGTGGCGGTGCGCGACCGGGTCGCCGCGACCCTGCGCACGCTCGAGGAATCGGTGCCGCAGCGCGGCGGCTTCCTCGCCCACTTCGTCGACGCCGGCACCGGCGAGCGCCAGGGACGCTCGGAGTACTCCACGATCGACACGACCCTGGCACTGTGCGGCGCGGTGGTGGCGGCATCCTTCTTCGCGGGCGACGCACCCGAGATCGCCGTGCGCGCCGATCGACTGCTCGAGCGCATCGACTGGGACTGGATCATCAACGACAGCGGCGAGAAGACGGTCGTGCGCATGGCGTGGGTCGGCGGCCGCGATGACGACTACGCCGACGGTGCCGACGACGCGGGGTTCGTCAGCGCGTGGTCGATGACGGCCGAGCAGCTGCCGATGTATCTGCTCGCGGCCGGGCACCCGGCCGTGTCGAACGACCGCGCGCGCGACCTCTGGCGGGGGTTCGACAAGCCCGTCGGGTCGTACGGGGGTCACGAGTGCGTGCACGAGCCGGCCGGGACCCTGTTCACCTACCACTTCCCTCTGGCGTTCTACCCGTTCCAGCGTGTCCGCGACCTCGACGGGCGCGACTGGTGGGCCAACGCACGCGCGGCCTCCCTCGCCTCGAAGGCGTGGTGCGCCGACCAGTCCGACCGCTGGAAGACCTTCGCGGCCGGTCTGTGGGGCCCGGCCGCCGGGCTCGGTCCGGACGGATACGTCGTCAACGGCGCCCGCCCGGCCCTCCGGGAGCCCCATGCCGACGGCACCGTTCCGCCGGTCTCGCTCTTCGGGGCACTGCCGCTCGCCCCCGACGAGGTCGCCCCGGCGCTCCGGGCGCTGCGCGATGACCATCCGGGCGCGTGGAACCGCTGGGGCGCGACCGACGGGGTGAACCTCGAGGGCGACGAGCCCTGGTACGCCGAGCCGCGCTACGGGCTCAACAAGGGCGCGACCGCCCTGCTCGGCGCCGCCGCCCTCGGCTCGACCCTCGTGTGGGACGCGTTCTCGCAGCATCCCTGGATCGCCCGCGGTGCGCACGCGCTCGGCTTCACCCCCGCCTGA
- a CDS encoding LacI family DNA-binding transcriptional regulator, with protein MASDSRAARPTIRDIAREAGVSVATVSRVTHDDPRVVADTKRRVQSAIDRLGYRPSALGRALSYQRTNTLGIVLPGLGGPYFAQLIEGAESVAVQRGVVINVVGTHLRPDAVDAVRQLAERTDGLIVAGGTLPADEVAALARTGRVIVVAGEADDTATVVTDGRRAAAELTGHLADVHGYRRMRFVGEPSGSPDTAWRYDGFRRALAERGLTEAGEPMRLGLDVRSGAVAARELHDARDLPEALVCANDELAIGMLATLPGLGYRIPADVAVTGFDDQALAEIASPRLTTVHQPIVELGARAAAGALGDEIEPHTVLPTRLVVRESCGCAEEATPN; from the coding sequence GTGGCATCCGACTCCCGCGCCGCGCGCCCGACCATCCGCGACATCGCCCGCGAGGCCGGGGTCTCGGTGGCAACGGTCTCGCGGGTGACCCACGACGATCCGCGCGTCGTGGCCGACACCAAGCGCCGCGTCCAGAGCGCCATCGACCGACTGGGATATCGGCCCTCGGCTCTCGGCCGCGCCCTGTCGTACCAGCGCACCAACACGCTCGGCATCGTCCTTCCGGGCCTCGGCGGTCCGTACTTCGCGCAGCTCATCGAGGGCGCCGAGTCGGTCGCCGTGCAGCGCGGTGTCGTCATCAACGTCGTCGGCACGCATCTGCGCCCGGATGCCGTCGACGCGGTGCGTCAGCTCGCCGAACGCACCGACGGCCTGATCGTCGCAGGCGGCACCCTGCCCGCCGACGAGGTCGCCGCCCTCGCCCGCACCGGACGGGTGATCGTGGTGGCCGGCGAGGCGGATGACACCGCGACGGTCGTCACGGACGGCCGCCGCGCGGCGGCCGAGCTCACCGGGCATCTCGCCGACGTGCACGGCTACCGGCGGATGCGCTTCGTCGGCGAGCCGTCGGGCTCCCCCGACACCGCATGGCGGTACGACGGATTCCGCCGCGCCCTCGCCGAACGCGGCCTCACCGAGGCCGGCGAACCCATGCGCCTCGGTCTCGATGTGCGCAGCGGAGCCGTCGCCGCCCGCGAGCTGCACGACGCCCGCGATCTTCCCGAAGCCCTCGTCTGCGCGAACGACGAGTTGGCGATCGGCATGCTCGCGACCCTCCCGGGCCTCGGGTACCGCATCCCGGCCGACGTCGCCGTCACCGGCTTCGACGACCAGGCCCTGGCCGAGATCGCCTCGCCGCGCCTGACCACCGTGCATCAGCCGATCGTCGAGCTGGGAGCCCGCGCCGCTGCGGGAGCCCTGGGCGACGAGATCGAGCCGCACACGGTGCTGCCGACCCGCCTGGTCGTGCGCGAATCGTGCGGCTGCGCCGAGGAGGCGACACCGAACTGA
- a CDS encoding ABC transporter ATP-binding protein, with protein sequence MNAASVLSVDDLSVQYRPKLGPTLDAVKHVSLQVAPGEFVGLAGESGSGKTTFAQAVLRLLRSPGHITGGSIRWGDRDVTALGDDELRPLRWSYVSTVFQSSMNSLNPVVRVRKMFEDIMAEHTGANAAAARTRAEELFDLVSVDARFLDMYPHELSGGMKQRVNLALALALQPQLVLFDEPTTGLDVVVQKSILDKIRELQERERFGAILITHDMGTLLDFADRVAVMYEGEIVEDISARDAVTSGPKHPYSIHLVGSYAELLGEDVAGYTGAELEAPEEVSEEAPVEHAPVIEVEHLHRRFSKRQGLRTEHVDAVKDVSFTLREGEVTALVGQSGSGKSTIARILTRIDDPTSGSVRYYGQDDGEAHDLTSLRGRLAREYRRNVQYVFQDPYAALNPTLTVGYSLSRPLANFLHVGRREAVERSASLLEQVGLTPAGRYLGRLPHELSGGQRQRVVIARALAAEPRLIVADEPIASLDVSIRAEILEVLQSLVADHGVGMLYITHDLLSAKSLANHALVLRGGELIESGPAERVIDDPQAEYTRELLDAIPNPFEKRTAA encoded by the coding sequence ATGAACGCGGCATCCGTTCTGAGCGTCGACGACCTGTCGGTGCAGTACCGTCCCAAGCTCGGCCCCACCCTCGACGCCGTCAAGCACGTGTCGCTGCAGGTCGCGCCGGGCGAGTTCGTGGGGCTCGCGGGCGAGTCCGGATCGGGCAAGACCACGTTCGCCCAGGCGGTGCTGCGGCTGCTGCGCAGCCCGGGCCACATCACCGGCGGCTCGATCCGCTGGGGCGATCGCGACGTCACCGCGCTCGGCGACGACGAGCTGCGCCCGCTGCGCTGGTCGTACGTGTCGACGGTGTTCCAGTCGAGCATGAACTCCCTCAACCCCGTCGTGCGGGTGCGGAAGATGTTCGAGGACATCATGGCCGAGCACACCGGAGCGAACGCCGCTGCCGCGCGCACCCGCGCCGAGGAGCTCTTCGACCTCGTGAGCGTCGACGCCCGGTTCCTCGACATGTACCCCCACGAGCTCTCGGGCGGCATGAAGCAGCGGGTCAACCTCGCGCTCGCGCTCGCTCTGCAGCCGCAGCTGGTGCTCTTCGACGAGCCCACGACGGGCCTCGACGTCGTCGTTCAGAAGTCGATCCTCGACAAGATCCGCGAGCTGCAGGAGCGCGAGCGGTTCGGCGCCATCCTCATCACGCACGACATGGGTACGCTGCTCGACTTCGCCGACCGGGTGGCGGTCATGTACGAGGGCGAGATCGTCGAGGACATCAGCGCTCGGGATGCCGTGACCTCCGGGCCGAAGCATCCGTACTCCATCCACCTCGTCGGCTCGTACGCCGAGCTGCTGGGCGAGGACGTGGCCGGCTACACCGGGGCCGAGCTCGAGGCGCCCGAGGAGGTCTCGGAGGAGGCCCCGGTCGAACACGCTCCGGTCATCGAGGTAGAGCACCTGCACCGGCGCTTCTCGAAGCGGCAGGGTCTGCGCACCGAGCACGTCGACGCGGTGAAGGACGTCTCGTTCACGCTGCGCGAGGGCGAGGTCACCGCCCTGGTGGGCCAGTCGGGTTCGGGGAAGTCGACGATCGCCCGCATCCTGACGCGCATCGACGACCCCACCTCGGGGTCGGTGCGGTACTACGGACAGGACGACGGGGAGGCGCACGACCTGACCTCGCTGCGCGGCCGGCTCGCCCGCGAGTACCGCCGCAACGTGCAGTACGTGTTCCAGGATCCGTACGCCGCGCTGAACCCGACCCTCACCGTCGGGTACTCCCTCTCGCGTCCTCTCGCGAACTTCCTGCATGTGGGGCGACGCGAGGCGGTCGAGCGGTCGGCGAGCCTGCTCGAGCAGGTCGGGCTCACCCCGGCGGGCCGCTACCTGGGCCGACTTCCGCACGAGCTGTCGGGCGGCCAACGCCAACGCGTCGTCATCGCGCGTGCGCTGGCGGCGGAGCCCCGGCTCATCGTCGCCGACGAGCCGATCGCGAGCCTCGACGTCTCGATCCGCGCCGAGATCCTCGAGGTGCTGCAATCCCTCGTCGCCGATCACGGCGTGGGGATGCTGTACATCACCCACGACCTGCTCTCGGCCAAGAGCCTCGCCAACCACGCCCTCGTGCTCCGCGGGGGCGAGCTGATCGAGTCGGGCCCGGCCGAACGAGTCATCGACGACCCGCAGGCGGAGTACACCCGCGAGCTGCTGGACGCCATCCCCAACCCCTTCGAGAAGAGGACCGCCGCGTGA
- a CDS encoding low molecular weight protein-tyrosine-phosphatase — protein sequence MADVVFRWFVDQAGLSDRVASASAGTGDWHVGEPADVRTLQSLERRGYDGSRHRARRFTLADFDDFDLVVALDRSHERVLSNWARTTADTDKLGLLLSYDPQAGGEIDVPDPYYGDAGMFDEVLAMIESASRALFRQLEPAIRTTS from the coding sequence ATGGCCGACGTCGTCTTCCGCTGGTTCGTCGACCAGGCCGGCCTGTCGGACCGCGTCGCCTCGGCGAGTGCGGGAACAGGGGACTGGCACGTCGGCGAGCCCGCCGACGTGCGCACGCTGCAGTCGCTCGAGCGTCGGGGCTACGACGGCAGCCGTCACCGGGCGCGGCGGTTCACCCTGGCCGACTTCGACGACTTCGACCTCGTCGTCGCCCTCGACCGCTCGCACGAACGCGTGCTGTCGAACTGGGCGCGCACCACCGCCGACACCGACAAGCTCGGCCTGCTGCTCTCGTACGACCCGCAGGCGGGCGGCGAGATCGACGTGCCCGACCCCTACTACGGCGACGCCGGGATGTTCGACGAGGTGCTCGCTATGATCGAGAGCGCGAGCCGGGCGCTCTTCCGGCAGCTCGAGCCCGCGATCCGCACCACGTCCTGA
- a CDS encoding ABC transporter permease: MSEDTPMPQPASMPQPARTQPTRTFRRRVTEDDASTKEVVAIVRPARWYAVIWSSRKARVGIVMLAFFLLVAIFADLLSPYRPTDATFTPAQDPSWAHWMGTNTLGYDIWTQLVHGTRLSFAIGVLGGLATIVIAIVVGLLAGYREGGLLDDVLSFLTNLALVIPVLPLMMVIVAYSETRGLGLLVFVIAITSWAGASREMRSLIISMRNRDYVTAARFGGDGMLRIVFREIMPNMSSLIVSGFIGAATAAIAAEAGLSFMGFGDPNTVSWGQMLAQANANGALVQGLWVWLVAPGVMLALLMTSLTFVNFGVDMLSNPHLREEEKS, from the coding sequence ATGTCCGAAGACACCCCGATGCCGCAGCCGGCCTCGATGCCGCAGCCCGCGCGCACCCAGCCGACCCGCACCTTCCGCCGCCGCGTGACCGAGGACGACGCCTCGACCAAGGAGGTCGTCGCGATCGTCCGACCGGCGCGCTGGTACGCCGTCATCTGGTCGAGCAGGAAGGCACGCGTGGGCATCGTCATGCTCGCGTTCTTCCTGCTGGTCGCGATCTTCGCCGACCTGCTCTCGCCCTACCGGCCCACCGACGCGACCTTCACCCCCGCGCAGGACCCGAGCTGGGCCCATTGGATGGGCACCAACACCCTCGGCTACGACATCTGGACGCAGCTCGTCCACGGCACCCGCCTCTCGTTCGCGATCGGGGTGCTGGGCGGTCTGGCCACGATCGTCATCGCGATCGTGGTGGGTCTGCTCGCCGGCTACCGCGAGGGCGGGCTGCTCGACGACGTGCTGTCGTTCTTGACGAATCTGGCGCTGGTGATCCCGGTCCTGCCGCTGATGATGGTGATCGTCGCCTACAGCGAGACCCGCGGCCTCGGGCTGCTCGTCTTCGTCATCGCGATCACGAGCTGGGCGGGAGCCTCCCGCGAGATGCGGTCGTTGATCATCTCGATGCGCAACCGCGACTACGTCACGGCCGCGCGGTTCGGCGGCGACGGGATGCTGCGCATCGTGTTCCGCGAGATCATGCCGAACATGTCCTCGCTGATCGTGTCGGGGTTCATCGGCGCCGCGACCGCCGCGATCGCGGCCGAGGCAGGGCTGTCGTTCATGGGCTTCGGAGATCCCAACACCGTCAGCTGGGGCCAGATGCTGGCGCAGGCCAACGCCAACGGCGCCCTCGTGCAGGGCCTGTGGGTCTGGCTCGTCGCCCCCGGCGTGATGCTCGCCCTGCTCATGACGTCGCTGACGTTCGTGAACTTCGGCGTCGACATGCTGAGCAACCCGCACCTGCGCGAAGAGGAGAAGTCATGA
- a CDS encoding ABC transporter substrate-binding protein, with amino-acid sequence MRRRRRLALGVLAVTAMLTTSACANVGLEPAPAAPEGFIDEIRMPSEAGGSVQGLLNYNWLSPNATVQTWLFEPLMIRDRFTCEAVPWLATGYTWEGPDRFVLTLREGVEWSDGEPFTADDVVYTFLAGKEYPAADKAGLWGDFFGAPAESVTALDEHTVVFEFAGAAIPKTDAILQTTKILPEHIYADQGDPTLFVDEIGVGTGPFTPESYNGRRLVLERNENYWNADEVRVQRLSLEGQFDANSGALKLRSGALDLYRGDIPNPNRSVVAPDPENAHFFYPPDATTVLALNTERPVLDDPAFREAFAYALDRDALSQRASFGIMEPASQTMLLLPFQEQAVPEQWRGKEFIPYDPDRANEMLDAAGYARNADGQRVDADGRPLSFVFSVQAGWMDVIAMADVISRNAADVGVQVRMVTTDPNAIEGMQKAGDFDMTVDFVSGGCQRARDLGAKLQSSQISSDQELLLNRARYVNPEIDALIDEWTNTTDESRTAEIEGRIMDVFMTEFPYIALQYAPSRLIYRTNNAVGWPSDDNPYPVDQLIRLSHELRPPGEADADGED; translated from the coding sequence ATGAGAAGACGCAGACGACTGGCGCTGGGCGTCCTCGCCGTGACGGCGATGCTCACGACGTCCGCATGCGCGAACGTCGGCCTCGAGCCCGCTCCCGCGGCCCCCGAGGGATTCATCGACGAGATCCGGATGCCGTCCGAGGCGGGCGGATCCGTTCAGGGACTGCTCAACTACAACTGGCTGTCCCCCAACGCCACGGTCCAGACCTGGCTGTTCGAACCGCTCATGATCCGCGACCGCTTCACCTGCGAGGCGGTGCCGTGGCTGGCCACGGGGTACACGTGGGAGGGTCCGGACCGCTTCGTGCTGACCCTTCGCGAGGGTGTCGAGTGGAGCGACGGAGAGCCGTTCACGGCCGACGACGTGGTCTACACCTTCCTGGCCGGCAAGGAGTATCCCGCCGCCGACAAGGCCGGCCTCTGGGGCGACTTCTTCGGCGCGCCCGCCGAGAGCGTCACCGCGCTGGACGAGCACACCGTCGTGTTCGAGTTCGCCGGAGCCGCGATCCCCAAGACCGACGCCATCCTGCAGACGACGAAGATCCTGCCCGAGCACATCTACGCCGACCAGGGCGACCCGACACTCTTCGTCGACGAGATCGGAGTCGGCACGGGCCCGTTCACACCGGAGTCCTACAACGGCCGGCGGCTGGTCCTCGAGCGCAACGAGAACTACTGGAACGCCGACGAGGTGCGCGTGCAGCGCCTCTCGCTCGAGGGCCAGTTCGACGCCAACTCGGGGGCGCTGAAGCTCCGCAGCGGCGCGCTGGACCTCTACCGCGGCGACATCCCGAACCCGAACCGGTCGGTCGTGGCGCCCGATCCCGAGAATGCGCACTTCTTCTATCCGCCGGACGCGACCACCGTGCTCGCGCTGAACACCGAGCGCCCCGTGCTCGATGATCCGGCGTTCCGCGAGGCCTTCGCCTACGCGCTCGACCGCGACGCGCTCAGCCAGCGGGCGAGCTTCGGCATCATGGAGCCCGCGAGCCAGACGATGCTGCTGCTGCCGTTCCAGGAGCAGGCGGTGCCCGAGCAGTGGCGCGGCAAGGAGTTCATCCCCTACGACCCCGACCGCGCGAACGAGATGCTCGACGCCGCCGGCTACGCCCGGAACGCGGACGGGCAGCGGGTCGACGCCGACGGTCGACCGCTCTCGTTCGTCTTCAGCGTCCAGGCCGGATGGATGGACGTCATCGCGATGGCCGACGTCATCTCCCGCAACGCCGCCGACGTGGGCGTGCAGGTGCGCATGGTCACGACCGATCCGAACGCCATCGAGGGCATGCAGAAGGCCGGCGACTTCGACATGACCGTCGACTTCGTCAGCGGCGGGTGCCAGCGGGCGCGCGACCTCGGCGCCAAGCTGCAGAGCTCGCAGATCTCGAGCGACCAGGAACTGCTGCTCAACCGCGCACGGTACGTGAACCCCGAGATCGACGCGCTCATCGACGAGTGGACCAACACCACCGACGAGAGCCGCACGGCAGAGATCGAGGGGCGGATCATGGACGTCTTCATGACCGAGTTCCCCTACATCGCGCTGCAGTACGCGCCGAGCCGGTTGATCTACCGCACGAACAACGCAGTCGGCTGGCCGAGCGATGACAACCCCTACCCGGTCGACCAGCTGATCCGGCTCTCGCACGAGCTGCGCCCGCCGGGTGAGGCCGACGCCGACGGGGAGGACTGA
- a CDS encoding histidinol-phosphate transaminase: protein MTDLPVRIRPEIAALPAYRQGRQASADAFKLSSNENPFDPLPGVVEAVRAATTFNRYPDASAGRLRARLADRYAVAPDGVHVAAGSVSILYQLASATSGPGDEIMFAWRSFEAYPGLAAVAGATAVQVPLTAEAGHDLDAMADAVTDRTRMIIVCSPNNPTGPVVTQAAFDAFVARVPRDVLIVLDEAYAEFVTDPDAVTGAAVLAAGHANVVILRTFSKAYGLAGLRVGYAIGDHRILDAARSTGIPLSVTAQAEEAALASLDAEDELLERVRHIAARRDALADRLRGAGWDVPVAQGNFVWLPAGERTLEIAEAFAAAGLIVRAFAGDGVRISIGEEESVDRIVAAAASALD, encoded by the coding sequence GTGACCGACCTGCCCGTGCGCATCCGCCCCGAGATCGCGGCGTTGCCCGCCTACCGTCAAGGCCGCCAGGCCTCCGCCGACGCGTTCAAGCTGTCGAGCAACGAGAACCCCTTCGACCCGCTGCCCGGTGTCGTCGAGGCCGTACGCGCGGCGACGACCTTCAACCGGTACCCCGACGCCTCGGCGGGCCGGCTGCGCGCCCGCCTCGCCGACCGGTACGCCGTCGCCCCCGACGGCGTACACGTCGCGGCCGGCTCGGTCTCGATCCTCTACCAGCTCGCTTCGGCCACCAGCGGGCCGGGCGACGAGATCATGTTCGCCTGGCGGTCGTTCGAGGCCTACCCGGGCCTGGCCGCCGTGGCCGGTGCCACCGCCGTGCAGGTTCCGCTCACGGCCGAGGCGGGGCACGACCTCGATGCGATGGCGGATGCCGTCACCGACCGCACGCGGATGATCATCGTGTGCAGCCCGAACAACCCGACCGGGCCGGTGGTGACCCAGGCGGCGTTCGACGCCTTCGTCGCTCGTGTGCCCCGAGACGTCCTGATCGTGCTCGACGAGGCCTACGCCGAGTTCGTCACCGATCCGGATGCCGTCACCGGTGCCGCGGTCCTCGCGGCCGGGCACGCGAACGTCGTCATCCTCCGCACCTTCTCGAAGGCCTACGGCCTGGCGGGGCTGCGTGTGGGCTACGCGATCGGCGACCACCGCATCCTCGACGCCGCCCGCAGCACCGGCATCCCGCTCTCGGTGACGGCGCAGGCCGAGGAGGCGGCGCTGGCCAGCCTCGACGCCGAGGACGAGCTGCTCGAGCGGGTGCGCCACATCGCGGCCCGCCGCGACGCGCTCGCCGATCGACTGCGCGGCGCCGGCTGGGACGTCCCGGTCGCGCAGGGCAACTTCGTCTGGCTGCCCGCGGGCGAGCGCACGCTCGAGATCGCGGAGGCCTTCGCCGCCGCCGGCCTCATCGTGCGCGCGTTCGCCGGTGACGGCGTGCGCATCTCCATCGGCGAAGAGGAATCGGTCGACCGGATCGTCGCCGCCGCGGCATCCGCCCTCGACTGA
- a CDS encoding ABC transporter permease: protein MTYYVRKTGYFLLTLWAAVTLNFIIPRLQPGDPAEIMVRQLNGQGEIDPAQVAAVKTMLGYSTDNVFVAYIDYLRQLASGDLGTSFTYFPYPVAEVIGQALPWTLVLVGLTQLLSFVLGTLLGAFAAWRRNSRFDATISVGSTFVGNLQSVWIGLIILFVFAYTLGWFPASGGYGYTTPGLTPLHIADVVSHGFLPALTLMVTAPIGFILSMRNTMVQVLGEDYIRLGAAAGLRQRTLALGYAARNALLPVVTGFALSLGVLMGGSILIETVFDYPGMGRLMGEATSNRDFPLMQAILLATIVIVLTANFIVDLLYPLIDPRARRAKA, encoded by the coding sequence ATGACGTACTACGTCCGCAAGACCGGCTACTTCCTGCTCACCCTGTGGGCCGCCGTCACGCTGAACTTCATCATCCCGCGGCTGCAGCCCGGCGACCCCGCCGAGATCATGGTGCGGCAGCTCAACGGGCAGGGCGAGATCGACCCCGCGCAGGTCGCGGCCGTCAAGACGATGCTCGGATACTCCACCGACAACGTCTTCGTCGCGTACATCGACTACCTCAGGCAGCTCGCGTCGGGCGACCTCGGAACGTCGTTCACGTACTTCCCCTACCCGGTGGCCGAGGTCATCGGCCAGGCGCTGCCCTGGACTCTCGTGCTCGTGGGTCTCACGCAGCTGCTGTCGTTCGTGCTCGGCACGCTGCTCGGCGCGTTCGCGGCGTGGCGTCGCAACAGCCGGTTCGATGCCACGATCTCGGTGGGGTCCACGTTCGTCGGCAACCTGCAGTCCGTGTGGATCGGCCTGATCATCCTGTTCGTCTTCGCCTACACGCTCGGGTGGTTCCCGGCCTCGGGCGGCTACGGCTACACGACGCCGGGACTGACGCCGCTGCACATCGCCGACGTCGTCTCGCACGGGTTCCTCCCCGCGCTCACGCTCATGGTCACGGCCCCCATCGGATTCATCCTGTCGATGCGCAACACCATGGTGCAGGTGCTCGGCGAGGACTACATCCGCCTCGGGGCCGCGGCGGGGCTCAGACAGCGCACCCTCGCCCTGGGCTACGCGGCACGCAACGCCCTGCTGCCGGTGGTCACCGGGTTCGCCCTGTCGCTGGGCGTGCTGATGGGCGGCTCGATCCTCATCGAGACGGTCTTCGACTATCCGGGCATGGGACGACTCATGGGCGAGGCCACCTCGAACCGCGACTTCCCCCTCATGCAGGCGATCCTGCTGGCCACGATCGTCATCGTGCTGACGGCGAACTTCATCGTCGATCTGCTCTATCCCCTCATCGATCCGCGCGCCCGCCGCGCCAAGGCATGA
- a CDS encoding phage holin family protein yields MSLVIRLIVNAFAIWIVTLVPALQVTVVAFPPGDDLQLVLTLLLIALIFGVVNAIVGTVLKVLAFPLYILTLGLISFVINGFLLWLTGWVTSGWDWGLRIGDFWLAVVAAIVIALINWVAGILFRPRRERVRERR; encoded by the coding sequence ATGAGCCTCGTCATCCGTCTGATCGTCAACGCGTTCGCGATCTGGATCGTGACCCTCGTGCCCGCGCTGCAGGTGACCGTGGTGGCCTTCCCGCCGGGAGACGACCTGCAGCTCGTGCTCACGCTCCTGCTCATCGCCCTGATCTTCGGCGTGGTGAACGCGATCGTCGGAACCGTGCTGAAGGTGCTCGCCTTCCCGCTGTACATCCTCACGCTCGGGCTCATCTCGTTCGTGATCAACGGCTTCCTGCTGTGGCTCACCGGCTGGGTCACCTCGGGCTGGGACTGGGGCCTGCGCATCGGCGACTTCTGGCTCGCCGTCGTGGCCGCCATCGTGATCGCGCTGATCAACTGGGTGGCGGGCATCCTCTTCCGCCCGCGCCGGGAGCGCGTGCGCGAGCGCCGCTGA